The genomic window aagagcaattaatttttaatctatctttccatgaccctttgtTACATGTACTTTTGTTGTATCATGATATCAAAAGGATgcacttaatatttcttttttttttaatggtttttgcaaggcagtagggttaagtgacttgctaaaggtcacacagctagataatttttaagtgtctgaggttggatttgaactcaggtcttcctgactccagggctcatgctgtatccactgtacaacctacctgccccttttttctcctttttaaaaagttaagctctgttcctggggtacagggagtaCTGTCCAAACTTCTTTCACTGAGGGGGCTGGGGATCTGGTCACAGGTTTTCTgtgttttctgttttctctggGACTGGCCATTTGCCCACTGGCCATGGGTGGCCTGATTGAGTTGTGCCTTTGTGCCTTGGGTTCCAGAGCTGGCAGTTTGCCTGCCATGCCCCTGGTCTGCTGTGCCTGGATTTCAGGGCTTTGCTTGATGATCTCTGCTGTGGCTTAGAGCCTCTTGATAACTTACTTGGTCATTGCCTCCACTGGTATGTGCTCCCTTTGatccaagtgagacagacctttccttaAGCCCATCTAAATTATCTGGAACTGGAAAATTGTTCCACTTCATCTTTTTTGTGGATGATGTTCCTTCAGATTcttttagagattttatttaaggaTTGTTTCTGAAGGAAATCGGAGGGAGCTCAGGTAATTGCCTGGCTTCTcacctccatcttggctccatcccataAAGCATTCTTTATATGTTATATGGGGAAGGTAATGGATTTTTCTATTGTTGATTTAATATGTAGGTAAGGGAACATATTTAGATTTTGCCTAGAacttgatttcctcttctgctctTCTGTTTTTCCTACAGATATGAGTGAGAAATCCTTTGTGTTACCACAAGAATCTGATGattcctatgtgatcctgaaacCACATCTGGACAAGCCCCTGAAGGCCTTCACTGTGTGCCTGAAAGTCTTCACAGACCTGAAAAGAAGCTGTTGTCTTTTCTCCTATGCTACAGAATCCCATTTTAATGATATCCTCATATTTAAGAGACCAGTGGGGTCATATCTTTTTGCAGTGGGTGATGAAGAGGTAGTATTTCAGGTCCCTGAGATCATTTTTGCTCCACAGCACATCTGTGTTGGCTGGGAGTCAGAGTCAGGAATTGCTGAATTCTGGTTAGATGGGAAGCCCATGGTGAGGAAAGCCCTTAACAAGGGATATTCTGTGGGGATTAAGTCAAAGATTATCCTTGGACAAGATCAGGATTCTTTTGGGGGAGGATTTGATAAGACTCAGTCCCTGGTGGGGGATATTGGAGATGTATATATGTGGGACTCTATGTTGTCACCAGAAGACATTATTAGTATATATTTGGGTGGGACCTTTAGTCCTAATGTTTTAGATTGGAGGAAGCTAGACTATGAGAAGAAAGGCTCTGTGGTTACTAAGCCTCAACTGTGGGTATGAGCCCCCACTACCTTCAGAGATCCCAGACTTTTCTGATGGCTACTTCTCACCTAATAAATTAAACTTCATCTTCATATCTTAGACTcttctgtgtttttgtttttctggtttcGTGGCTACTTCCTTGTACATTATTTTTTCTATGCTCTCATTCTGCCTTTATTTCAGAAAGAGAGCATAGGTAATACCTCAAGGGTAGGTGAATAACTTTTGGAAACTTCACTTACTGGACCTTAAGTTCATAAATATTAGAACTGGGAAAGGCATTCAAGATCATCTAGTATAAatcctcccattttatagatgaaaaatttaGTCTGTCAGATGAGAAATCACTCTCTCAATGCCCCCCAGCTAGTTTTTTTGGTCAATAGTCaaattatagaataattatagaacaatagtcaAGATAACATGTGCGATGGTATCTTCTCCAGTTTCATTTTACATTGCatcccagaaaagttaaatgccTTACTCAAAGTGGTTCAGGTCATAAGTGATAGAATAAATGTGAACTCACATTCTTGGACATCACagctatctttctttctatttctaggtAAAGTTGTGAGAAGCATATCTAGAACTCAAATCTCCTGACACCTCTATCCAGTGCTTTTCCCcatttaatcattttccctttttcactaACAATTTGAGCTATATAAAAGCATAATGAGCTTGCTTTCTATTCACTGAAAAACTTTATAAAGATTGGATGACTATTTGTGAGATATATTATATTTGGGATTCATTAGTGGATATTGGATTAGATTCAATAATTATAAGGTCCTTCTAACTCGGACATTCTGTTATATTATGATTTTGCAACAACAGGATAATGGGCCAACCTATAATGCCAATTGACAGGTTCTGGCTTGGTATGCATTTATATGATGCCTGAGGTAGTTCTGAATGGGAATAAAAGTAGTACCCATAACAAGACTCTGCTTACCAAACTCACAGTGAGACTTTTCTGGCAGCCTTGATATTATAGCACCTTAAGAGACCAAAGCAGGTGCCTATGTTTCCTCCTTGTTTGGATAACCTTCAATGGATTCTTTAGGAGCCTGAATTCTCTGCCTATTCCCCAAAGGCATGATTTGGAGTGTTCTCATACATtttgtacatatatttacattCTTTACTGTTCTATTTATTACCACCAAGGATTGAAACTTCAACCATGTATCTAATAAATATCAACTTCCCAGATCATAAATAATTCCATATCCTTTAGTGCTACTACCACCCTGATTCCTTAAACTaacaggaaattttggaaaatcatttaCACATCATGGGTGATGTTATGAATGGGTTATCATCAAACAGATCTTcacatgagagagaaaaatcagagaacCAGTTTTTAAGATCTCAGTACAGCTGTTCCCTCCAGGGCCAACATGAAGATGTTGCTACTATGCTTCCTGGTCATCTTGAGTCGTGAGTGATGCCCTTTGTCAGACAGGTAGAAGCTGTCTATATATGTGTCTGCGATTTGATAAGAGGGAGGAAGGCTCGGTAAAGTATGTGGGAAATGAGTTTTATAGTGTTCATTTAATATGTAAGAGAGGAAACCTATTGATGAATTATCTAGGGCTagactttcctcttcttcccttcttccttttccacaGAGCTCAGTGGTAAAACCTTTGTACTCCAAGCTGCCTATGTATTTCTGACACTACATCAAGAGAAGACCCTGAAGGACTTCATTATGTCCTTTGAAAGTTGACACTGACCTGCCAAGGAGCTGTAACCCTATCTCTGATGCTACTGAGAGTTTCCTGTTTAATAAGAGAGGTTGGGATGTTTGCCTTAGAATGGGTGATAGTGAAGTATTACTCCAGAGCCTGAGACCACTCCTGCTCCAACATAGTTCTGTGTCAGCTGAATTCTGGGTAGATGGGAAGGCCCTAAAGCAAGGATATTCTATGGGATTAAATCAAAGATTATCCTTGGGCAAGAGCAGGATTCTTTTGGGGTGGGTTTGATAAGACTCACTTCCTGGTGGGGGACATTGAAGATATGTTCATGTGGGTGGGACTTTGTGTTGTCACCAAAGAGAGTTAATCCTGTATTCTCTGGTGAGATCTTTAGTACCAGAATGTAGTCAGCCAATAACTAAATATCAGGTCCTGTGTTAAATGGTGGGgacataaagaaaggcaaaagatagttgcTAACTACAAGGAACTAAGTCTAATaggggaaacaacatgtaaacagctatgtacaaacaaCCTATAAGCATAGCAAATGGGTGATAATCagcagagggaaagcactaggaTTTAGGAAAGTCTTCCTGTACAAGGTGGGAATTTaggtgggacttgaaggaaactagagaagATAAGAGGTGACAGCAAGGAGAGAGAACACTCCATGAATGGGGGATTTTCAGAGGAGCTTCCTTTAGTTAGGAAATGGCATACCTTGCTCAAGAAACAGCAAAAGGGTCAATGTCATTTGAAGAAAGATCAGGTGAtatcaaatgtaaaatttaacaaaaaaggtaaattgaGGCACATTTCCCCATGCAagttaacattttattaatgagaatATGCTCCCTGCTAACAAAAATGTCAATGACACTATCTGTAATCAAAGACCCTAAGCAAAAGGACTATTCCTTTTTATTGGTTTTggggagaatagaataaagaacAGAACAGGATAGTTGACATGGGGTTGAGGGCTACATAACTGGTTACAGCATAGGGAATAATATGACTGGTTGGAAGTTTGGTAAGGAATAACTAGCAATGATTCATTCCTCTCCTGAGATTAAGAAGGGCTCATTAAGAAGGGCTCACAATAGCTGTCCAGACATTTTGAATAGTGAATCAGACATTTTTGAAGGGTAACTTGGGTCAGCTAATTCCTTGAGGCATGAATAGCTGGATTTTTAAACTTAACCTAATATAGACCAGCTGAATCTCTGAACTAAGTTCAGAGATAAATAACCTTGACATAAGCAGTTACAGGACAAAAGCAATTACCagacaaaaatcaattaattgtTAAATAGGATCAATTAAAAATGATACAGGATCAAATTTGATCTTCTCATTGTTGAGCAAATAGGTGTAAGAAGTCTGGAAgaggactttaaaaaccaaacagaagatttttctattttatcctggaAATGATCCAGGAGGAAGTCACTggaggtttgtgtgtgtgtgtgtgtgtgtgtgtgtgtgtgtgtgtgtgtgtgctggcaTGGTCAGATCTGccctttaggaagatcattttgacagcaGTCAATGATGAAACAGACCCCAGGTAGGATGGAGCCAGACCTTATCTAATCTCATCTTGGTTTGTCTTCCATTGTTCTATTCTATCTTCCTGGTTATCAATCCAAAAACTTCTTGTGACTTTTTCATAACTTATTTCAGTGTTAACCTCTGTTTGATGCTGCTACCTTTTCAATTTCCCCTTTGTGTGTAGTGAAATATGGCATAAGCAGGCACACGAGAAAAGGAAAGGACCCAGGTGTATGGTCAAAGACACAACAGTTGTTGGCCTCCTTCCAAAGAGCAGTTGTACTACTGTCATGGAATGAGGTTAATGGTGAATGCATGGGTACATACTTTTAGTTGTGAGACTAGggccaagttatttaatctcttttagcTGCAGTTTCATTATTTATAGAATGAATATAACAATACTGGTGAGACTTGATACTAAGGTGCTATGAAAATATGACCTAAATAAGAATTTATGTagggctttaaggtttacaaagcatttcacaaatatgatcttatttgatcctcataacaattctgagaggtagggatatttgttttatagataaggaaactgaggtaagtagagattaagtgatttgtctagggtcaagTAAGTATCTGataatagatttgaattcaggtcttcctgactgcaggcttGATATTCTAATCACTGAGGAACCTAACTGCCTAATAGTaataacattaaaatttaaaaaaaaattttat from Macrotis lagotis isolate mMagLag1 chromosome 2, bilby.v1.9.chrom.fasta, whole genome shotgun sequence includes these protein-coding regions:
- the LOC141513379 gene encoding C-reactive protein-like codes for the protein MNMEKLPLCILIFMSLSNALSQTDMSEKSFVLPQESDDSYVILKPHLDKPLKAFTVCLKVFTDLKRSCCLFSYATESHFNDILIFKRPVGSYLFAVGDEEVVFQVPEIIFAPQHICVGWESESGIAEFWLDGKPMVRKALNKGYSVGIKSKIILGQDQDSFGGGFDKTQSLVGDIGDVYMWDSMLSPEDIISIYLGGTFSPNVLDWRKLDYEKKGSVVTKPQLWV